The Aerosakkonema funiforme FACHB-1375 genome contains a region encoding:
- a CDS encoding serine/threonine-protein kinase codes for MAPEPSLPATNRQTSAVTRSGTTTKSSVQAGRASRLARLSHIVTGAWALAAGLATAGNLGLVQMMEYNTQTLLFELRGPVAPPDEIVILAIDEQSVKEGQFYQQDPKQYAYLEPLQVWPWKRSAYALAIDKLMKAGAKSVAVDVVFDRLSNDKAADKYLQQVLQRYPGRIALAAMYEDTEIQQGSLIQPTLPNPLFRTKPISAGIINYPLEVDGRIHRFSSEFIKQLSQTYSKQVKEEIDALTVAVPSFDEAALIAAGQSNIRAKGDRIYFYGPKDTFKQIPFFHVLDPYIWNNHLQQGKFKDKIVLIGPTTITEVQDFHKAPFSGSLLYREQMSGIEIHANAIATLMQGKAIGQAIPNPLMQGLFVFGGVLGTSVFLSKRKRSLNRFGWAIGIAFAWGTVSYFTFTYGQLILPTAVPAFAIVLSGFFYLTGDVSRQQIGKFQLRQTLKRYVTSPIVQEILSQHDDLQDLLPLKDSGTANKKIGGRYEIIKVLGAGGFGETYIAQDTQRPGKPLCVVKQLKPATNDHKHLELARRLFPREADALEKLGQHKQIPQLLAYFEEGDEFYLVQEFIAGHSLEYELIPGKPLTESQVIDIMLELLEILEFVHSQGVIHRDIKPNNIIRRDSDDKLVLIDFGAVKEVSTQLLENDGQSRFTVGIGTQGYAPPEQCAGRPRPNSDIYAVGITAIKALTGLSPNQLQQDIKSAEILWTHKAQVNPELAAIVSKMVRYDYHQRYQSASEIKEALLEIQQSSAAAFSLTDSPIDSAYSDEYDAPTKAWAERSETLYPLEETQEYKNQNN; via the coding sequence ATGGCACCAGAACCCTCATTGCCCGCAACCAACCGACAAACTTCTGCCGTGACTCGTTCCGGTACAACAACCAAATCAAGCGTACAGGCTGGTCGGGCTTCGCGTCTGGCTCGCTTGAGCCATATTGTCACGGGCGCTTGGGCATTGGCAGCTGGACTCGCTACAGCTGGCAATTTGGGACTGGTTCAAATGATGGAGTACAACACCCAAACCCTGTTATTTGAACTGCGCGGGCCAGTTGCACCTCCAGATGAAATAGTGATTTTGGCTATAGATGAGCAGTCTGTCAAGGAAGGACAGTTCTATCAACAAGATCCCAAACAGTATGCTTACCTAGAGCCATTACAAGTCTGGCCTTGGAAACGCAGCGCTTATGCTCTTGCGATCGACAAGCTGATGAAAGCAGGAGCCAAGTCTGTTGCTGTAGATGTGGTGTTCGATCGGCTCAGCAACGATAAAGCAGCTGACAAATATTTGCAACAGGTATTGCAGCGCTATCCAGGTCGCATCGCTTTAGCTGCTATGTACGAAGATACCGAGATACAGCAGGGCAGCTTAATCCAGCCAACCCTTCCCAATCCTCTATTTCGGACAAAGCCGATATCAGCGGGCATAATTAATTACCCCCTGGAAGTGGATGGCAGGATTCATCGCTTTAGCAGCGAGTTCATTAAGCAGTTGTCTCAAACATACTCAAAGCAGGTCAAAGAAGAAATTGATGCCTTAACAGTGGCGGTACCCTCTTTCGATGAAGCAGCGTTGATAGCAGCTGGGCAGAGCAACATTCGCGCTAAGGGCGATCGCATCTACTTTTATGGCCCCAAGGACACCTTCAAACAAATTCCCTTTTTCCACGTCCTCGACCCTTACATCTGGAACAACCACCTACAGCAAGGGAAATTCAAGGATAAGATTGTTCTGATTGGGCCAACAACCATCACCGAAGTGCAAGATTTTCATAAGGCACCCTTTTCTGGAAGCTTGCTGTATCGCGAGCAGATGTCGGGAATAGAGATTCACGCCAATGCGATCGCCACCTTGATGCAGGGCAAAGCGATCGGTCAAGCAATACCCAATCCGCTGATGCAGGGGCTGTTTGTATTTGGCGGAGTTTTGGGCACAAGCGTTTTTCTGAGCAAAAGAAAAAGAAGCTTAAATCGTTTTGGATGGGCAATAGGAATTGCCTTTGCTTGGGGAACAGTTAGCTACTTCACCTTTACTTACGGTCAGTTAATTTTGCCAACAGCCGTACCAGCTTTCGCGATCGTATTGAGTGGCTTCTTCTACCTAACAGGAGATGTCTCCAGGCAACAGATCGGAAAATTCCAATTACGTCAAACTTTGAAGCGATATGTCACTTCACCAATTGTCCAAGAAATTCTCAGCCAACACGATGACCTGCAAGACTTGCTGCCTCTAAAAGACTCAGGAACAGCCAATAAAAAAATTGGCGGTCGCTACGAAATTATCAAAGTTTTAGGTGCAGGAGGATTTGGGGAAACTTATATTGCCCAAGATACACAGCGACCTGGTAAACCTTTGTGTGTGGTCAAACAACTCAAGCCAGCCACCAACGATCACAAGCACTTGGAACTCGCCAGACGCTTATTTCCGCGAGAGGCAGACGCACTCGAAAAACTCGGTCAGCACAAACAAATTCCTCAACTTCTCGCCTACTTTGAAGAAGGCGATGAATTTTACCTAGTTCAGGAATTCATTGCCGGTCATTCTCTAGAATACGAGTTAATACCGGGCAAGCCACTGACCGAATCGCAAGTTATAGATATAATGCTGGAACTGTTAGAAATATTAGAATTTGTACACAGTCAGGGAGTCATTCACCGCGATATTAAACCCAACAATATTATTAGGAGAGACTCAGACGACAAGCTTGTGCTGATTGACTTTGGTGCCGTCAAAGAAGTTAGCACACAACTGCTGGAAAATGACGGGCAAAGTCGCTTCACCGTGGGTATTGGAACCCAAGGTTATGCACCACCCGAACAATGTGCGGGTCGTCCGCGACCAAACAGCGATATCTATGCAGTGGGAATTACAGCGATTAAAGCTCTGACGGGACTATCGCCAAACCAGTTACAGCAAGACATTAAAAGTGCAGAAATACTGTGGACGCATAAGGCACAAGTAAACCCAGAATTGGCTGCGATCGTTAGCAAAATGGTGCGTTATGATTATCATCAGCGCTATCAGTCTGCATCCGAAATTAAAGAAGCACTGTTAGAGATTCAACAATCTTCTGCTGCTGCTTTTTCTTTGACAGATTCGCCTATAGATAGCGCATATTCAGATGAGTATGATGCTCCTACAAAAGCCTGGGCAGAGCGATCGGAAACTCTCTATCCACTTGAAGAAACTCAAGAATATAAGAATCAAA
- a CDS encoding Ycf66 family protein, producing the protein MINVSFNLASLCGLVYFVGSFIYIVSALILIFRRARNVSDSSLIRYVIQAIVSTIFFLIIGTILLFSGWRFDPIMQLGQFLQTALVIYIIIKDMLMTLNRSR; encoded by the coding sequence ATGATAAATGTATCTTTTAATTTAGCAAGTTTATGTGGATTAGTATATTTCGTAGGGAGTTTTATTTATATAGTATCGGCATTAATTTTGATATTTAGACGTGCCAGAAATGTCAGCGATTCATCTTTGATTAGATATGTCATTCAAGCAATAGTTTCAACGATTTTTTTCTTAATAATTGGCACGATCCTACTTTTTTCTGGCTGGCGCTTCGATCCAATTATGCAACTCGGACAATTTTTACAAACTGCGTTAGTTATTTACATTATCATTAAAGATATGTTGATGACGCTCAACAGAAGTAGATAA
- a CDS encoding LabA-like NYN domain-containing protein, with protein sequence MPYSMNRLSIFVDGNNMFYAQQKNGWFFDPRRVLQYFTSEPDTMLVNAFWYTGLKDPQDQRGFRDALISLGYTVRTKILKEYYDDSSGRYSQKANLDIEIVVDMFNTVDQYDKVVLFSGDGDFERAIELLRSKNTHITVVSTEGMIARELRNATDRYIDLNDIRDHIEKVDY encoded by the coding sequence ATGCCTTACTCGATGAACCGTCTTTCTATTTTTGTAGACGGGAACAATATGTTCTACGCTCAACAAAAAAATGGTTGGTTTTTTGACCCGCGACGAGTGTTGCAATATTTCACGAGCGAGCCGGATACAATGTTGGTAAATGCGTTTTGGTACACCGGCTTAAAAGACCCCCAAGATCAGCGAGGATTCCGAGACGCTTTGATTAGCCTTGGTTACACGGTTCGCACCAAAATTCTCAAAGAGTACTACGATGATAGCTCCGGACGTTACTCGCAAAAAGCAAATTTAGACATTGAAATTGTCGTTGATATGTTCAATACAGTAGATCAATACGATAAGGTGGTGCTGTTCAGCGGGGATGGTGATTTTGAACGAGCAATTGAACTTTTACGTTCTAAAAATACTCACATTACAGTGGTGTCAACAGAAGGAATGATTGCCAGAGAACTGCGTAATGCTACGGACAGGTATATAGACTTGAATGATATTCGCGACCATATTGAGAAAGTTGATTATTAG
- a CDS encoding 2-isopropylmalate synthase, which translates to MQNQPKTDRIIIFDTTLRDGEQCPGATLNVDEKLIIARQLARLGVDVIEAGFAYASPGDFEAVQKIAEAVGTEDGPIICSLARAIKADIEAAAKALKPAAKGRIHTFISTSDIHLEYQLRKTRAEVLAIAEEMVSYAKSFMDDVEFSPMDAARSDPQYLYQVLERAIAAGATTINIPDTVGYMTPSEFGDLIRGIKENVPNIDKAIISVHGHNDLGLAVANFLEAVKNGARQLECTINGIGERAGNASLEELVMALHVRRQYYNPFLGRPVESEAPLTNIDTRQIYKTSRLVSNLTGMLVQPNKAIVGANAFAHESGIHQDGVLKNKLTYEIMDAELIGLTTNQIVLGKHSGRHAFGARLKELGFELSDTDLNKAFLKFKEVADKKKEITDWDLEAIVNDEIQQAPDLFRVELVQVSCGSNARPTATVTLRTPEGEELTDAAIGTGPVDAVYKAINRVVNVPNQLIEFSVQSVTAGIDAIGEVTIRLKHGERIFSGHAANTDIIVASAQAYINALNRLYAALQNKQVQSEGGENPAAAGTTV; encoded by the coding sequence ATGCAAAACCAACCCAAAACAGACCGAATTATCATTTTCGATACCACACTTCGAGATGGCGAACAATGTCCCGGCGCTACCTTGAATGTAGACGAGAAGTTGATTATTGCCCGTCAATTGGCTCGTTTGGGTGTAGATGTAATCGAGGCGGGATTCGCTTACGCCAGTCCCGGTGATTTTGAGGCAGTTCAGAAGATTGCCGAAGCTGTGGGAACAGAAGATGGGCCGATTATCTGTAGCTTGGCAAGAGCGATAAAAGCAGATATCGAAGCAGCAGCAAAAGCGCTCAAACCGGCAGCAAAGGGGAGAATTCACACCTTTATTTCTACATCGGATATTCATTTGGAATATCAATTGCGGAAGACAAGGGCAGAAGTGTTGGCCATTGCCGAAGAAATGGTCTCCTACGCTAAGTCTTTCATGGATGATGTAGAATTCTCGCCGATGGATGCGGCTCGTTCCGACCCACAGTATTTGTATCAGGTTTTAGAACGAGCGATCGCAGCTGGCGCTACAACTATCAATATTCCCGATACCGTAGGTTACATGACTCCCAGCGAATTCGGAGATTTGATTCGCGGTATTAAGGAAAATGTTCCCAACATCGATAAAGCAATTATTTCCGTTCACGGTCATAACGATTTGGGATTGGCTGTTGCGAACTTCTTGGAAGCAGTGAAAAATGGCGCACGCCAGTTAGAATGCACCATTAACGGCATTGGCGAACGCGCTGGCAATGCGTCTTTGGAAGAATTGGTGATGGCATTGCACGTCCGCCGTCAATATTACAATCCTTTCTTGGGACGTCCGGTGGAATCGGAAGCACCGCTAACTAATATTGACACGCGGCAGATTTACAAAACTTCTCGTTTGGTTTCCAACTTGACGGGAATGTTGGTGCAACCGAATAAAGCAATTGTAGGCGCAAATGCTTTCGCTCACGAATCCGGTATCCATCAAGATGGGGTGCTGAAAAATAAGCTTACCTATGAAATTATGGATGCTGAATTGATTGGTTTGACCACCAATCAAATTGTACTCGGCAAACATTCCGGTCGCCATGCTTTCGGCGCACGTTTGAAAGAGTTGGGATTTGAACTTTCGGATACGGATTTGAATAAGGCGTTTCTGAAGTTCAAAGAGGTAGCGGATAAGAAGAAAGAAATTACCGATTGGGATTTGGAAGCGATCGTTAATGACGAAATCCAACAAGCTCCCGACCTTTTCCGTGTAGAATTGGTGCAGGTTTCTTGCGGTAGCAACGCTCGTCCGACGGCAACGGTAACTCTCAGAACGCCAGAAGGAGAGGAGTTGACTGATGCGGCGATTGGAACTGGGCCGGTGGATGCTGTTTATAAGGCAATTAACCGCGTGGTAAATGTGCCGAATCAGCTAATTGAATTTTCTGTGCAGTCGGTGACGGCGGGAATTGATGCAATTGGAGAAGTAACAATTCGCCTCAAACATGGTGAGCGCATTTTCTCCGGTCATGCTGCTAACACGGATATTATCGTCGCTTCCGCGCAAGCTTATATAAATGCGCTGAATCGTTTGTATGCGGCGTTGCAGAATAAGCAAGTGCAGTCTGAAGGTGGCGAAAATCCTGCTGCTGCGGGTACTACTGTGTAA
- a CDS encoding antitoxin family protein, with amino-acid sequence MSEIIVAVYENGVLRPVNPVSLNEGQTVRLQVVLEVSPGESQNEVEKPFQSLVDQKVMSLPPKQGQIDRAELARREEARRERMQKMGPIPGKPLSETIIEDRGPW; translated from the coding sequence ATGTCTGAAATTATTGTTGCTGTTTACGAAAATGGTGTTTTGCGTCCCGTAAATCCCGTATCTTTAAATGAGGGTCAAACTGTGCGACTGCAAGTGGTGCTGGAAGTATCGCCAGGAGAGTCACAAAATGAGGTAGAAAAGCCATTTCAGTCATTAGTTGACCAAAAAGTGATGAGTCTGCCACCGAAACAGGGTCAAATCGATCGCGCTGAATTAGCGCGGCGCGAAGAGGCGCGGCGCGAACGGATGCAAAAAATGGGGCCAATCCCAGGTAAACCTCTATCAGAAACCATTATTGAGGATCGTGGCCCGTGGTAA